From a single Prionailurus bengalensis isolate Pbe53 chromosome A1, Fcat_Pben_1.1_paternal_pri, whole genome shotgun sequence genomic region:
- the GRTP1 gene encoding growth hormone-regulated TBC protein 1 has protein sequence MEPAGRPRDRVPRIDPYGFERPEDFDYAAYEEFFSAYLVILTRRAMKWSKLLKGGGGVQKSGTVKRYIRKGVPLEHRAHVWMGVSGAQARMDQNPGYYHRLLQGECSGRLEEAIRTDMNRTFPDNVKFRKNADPCLQKTLYNVLVAYGRHNQGVGYCQGMNFIAGYLVLITKSEEKSFWLLDALVGRILPDYYSPAMLGLKTDQEVLGELVRTKLPAVAALMDRHGVLWTLVVSRWFICLFVDVLPVETVLRIWDCLFSEGSKILFRVALTLIKHHQAFILEASSVADTCERFKEITRGSFVTECHTFMQKIFSEPGSLSMATITRLRESCRARLLAQG, from the exons ATGGAGCCTGCGGGGCGCCCCCGGGACCGGGTCCCCAG GATCGATCCGTACGGGTTTGAAAGGCCCGAAGACTTTGATTATGCAGCTTATGAGGAGTTTTTTTCCGCCTACCTGGTGATACTCACTAGAAGAGCGATGAAATGGTCCAAACTTTTGAAGGGGGGCGGAGGTGTCCAGAAGAGCGGTACAG TGAAGCGCTATATCCGGAAAGGTGTCCCCCTGGAGCACCGGGCCCACGTCTGGATGGGGGTGAGCGGAGCCCAGGCCCGGATGGACCAGAACCCCGGCTATTACCACCGGCTACTGCAGGGAGAGTGCAGCGGCAGGCTGGAGGAGGCCATCCGGACAG ATATGAACAGGACCTTCCCGGACAACGTGAAATTCCGGAAGAACGCGGATCCCTGTTTACAAAAGACCCTGTACAACGTGCTGGTGGCCTATGGGCGCCACAACCAAGGTGTGGGGTACTGCCAG GGAATGAACTTCATAGCAGGCTACCTGGTCCTCATAACCAAGAGCGAAGAGAAATCCTTTTGGCTGTTAGACGCGCTCGTGGGAAGAATACTGCCTG ATTACTACAGCCCCGCCATGCTGGGCCTGAAGACAGACCAGGAGGTCCTGGGGGAGCTGGTGAGGACCAAGCTGCCAGCGGTGGCGGCCCTGATGGACAGGCACGGTGTCCTGTGGACCCTAGTCGTGTCACGCTGGTTCATCTGCCTGTTCGTGGACGTCCTGCCCGTGGAG ACGGTGCTCCGGATCTGGGACTGTCTGTTCAGCGAAGGCTCGAAGATTCTCTTCCGGGTGGCCCTGACCCTGATCAAGCACCACCAGGCCTTTATTTTGGAAGCCAGCAGTGTGGCGGACACCTGCGAGCGGTTCAAGGAGATCACCCGAGGCAGCTTTGTGACCGAGTGCCACACCTTCATGCAG aaaatattttcagagccCGGGAGCTTGTCCATGGCCACCATCACCAGGCTTCGTGAGAGCTGCAGGGCCAGGCTGCTGGCGCAGGGCTGA
- the LAMP1 gene encoding lysosome-associated membrane glycoprotein 1, with the protein MAALGGARRRPLFLLLLAGLLHGTAATFVVTDGNGTACIMANFSAAFVTSYDTRNGPTNVTFDLPPDAAVLNSSSSCGKENASAPSLVIAFGRGHRLTLNFTRNATRYSVQLMGFIYNLSDTQVFPNASSKEIKTVESATDIRADINKKYRCVSNNQIHMHNVTVTLHDATIQAYLASSSFSKEETRCEQDGPFPTTAPPPPPRPSPSPTPETPSVHKYNVSGANGTCLLASMGLQLNVTYSKRDNTTVSGLFSIDPSNTSATGSCGAQLVTLDLRSSRIHSLLFQFGMDPNTSQFFLQGIQLNMTVPDARDPTFQADNSSLRALQATIGNSYKCNAEERVEVTEAFSVNIFKVWVQAFQVQGDKFGSVEECQLDENSMLIPIAVGGALAGLVLIVLIAYLIGRKRSHAGYQTI; encoded by the exons CAGGCCTCCTACATGGCACGGCGGCCACGTTTGTGGTGACGGACGGCAATGGGACGGCTTGCATCATGGCCAACTTCTCTGCTGCCTTCGTGACCAGCTATGATACCAGGAACGGTCCTACG AATGTGACCTTCGACCTACCACCTGATGCAGCAGTGTTAAACAGCAGCAGCTCCTGTGGTAAAGAGAACGCGTCTGCCCCCAGTCTCGTGATTGCTTTTGGAAGAGGACATAGACTGACCCTCAATTTCACAAGAAATGCAACCCGTTACAGTGTTCAGCTGATGGGTTTTATTTATAACTTGTCTGACACACAGGTTTTCCCCAACGCAAGCTCCAAGG aaatcaagACTGTGGAGTCTGCCACTGACATCAGGGcagacataaataaaaaatacagatgtgtGAGCAACAACCAGATCCACATGCACAACGTCACTGTCACGCTCCATGATGCCACCATTCAGGCGTACCTTGCCAGCAGTAGCTTTAGCAAGGAAG AGACGCGCTGTGAGCAAGATGGGCCTTTCCCGACGACCGCACCGCCACCGCCTCCCCGCCCTTCACCATCCCCCACGCCAGAGACCCCCTCCGTGCACAAGTATAACGTGAGCGGCGCCAACGGGACCTGCCTGCTGGCCAGCATGGGGCTACAGCTGAACGTCACCTACAGCAAGAGGGACAACACG ACCGTCAGCGGACTGTTCAGCATCGACCCAAGCAACACGAGCGCCACGGGGAGCTGTGGCGCCCAGCTGGTGACCCTGGATCTCCGGAGCAGCCGCATCCACTCCTTGCTCTTCCAGTTTGGAATG gACCCAAATACTAGCCAGTTTTTCCTGCAAGGAATCCAGTTGAATATGACTGTCCCTGACGCCAGAG ACCCCACCTTCCAGGCGGACAACAGCTCTCTGAGGGCACTGCAGGCCACCATCGGGAATTCATACAAGTGTAACGCCGAGGAGCGCGTGGAGGTCACGGAGGCCTTTTCTgtcaatatattcaaagtgtggGTCCAGGCTTTCCAGGTGCAAGGTGACAAGTTTGGGTCTG TGGAGGAGTGCCAGCTGGATGAGAACAGCATGCTGATCCCCATTGCCGTGGGCGGCGCCCTGGCGGGGCTGGTCCTCATCGTCCTCATTGCCTACCTCATCGGCAGGAAGAGGAGCCACGCGGGCTACCAGACGATCTAG